The Palleronia sp. THAF1 genome contains the following window.
CCCCGCGACACGCGCCAGCCGGTGATGGCCACGGCCAGAAGCGCCAGCGTCGACGCGCCCATGACCCACACATCCAGTCCGGCGATCTGCGCGGGCACCTCGATCGGGCGGATCAGCGCGGTGACGCCCAGAATCCCGAGAATGTTGTAGATGTTCGACCCGACCACGTTGCCGAAGGCGATGTCGCCCTGCCGTTTCAGGCCCGCGACCATGGCCGTGACCAGTTCCGGCAGGGACGTGCCAACGGCCACGACCGTCAGTCCGATCACAGTCTCCGACACGCCGAAATCCGTGGCGATCCCGGTCGCACCCTGTACCAGAAAGCGCGCGCCCAGAATCGTCAGCACGATGCCGACAGCCGACAACCCCAACGCGGGCGCAGTTGCCATGGTCGCTTCGGGCACGTCCTGTGGGCCGTCTGCCGCCCGCTCTAGACGATACGCCAACACGATGTAGGCGATCAGGCCCACGACCAGCAGCGCGCCGCCCGGTCGCGCCAGATTGCCCGACAGGATCACCACCCCGCCCGCCAAGGTCGCCAACACAAGCGCTGTCCCGTCGCGCCGAAACGCAGCACGCCCCACGGCCACGGGGTAGATCAGCGCCGCGACCCCAAGGATCAGAAGGATGTTGGCGATGTTCGAGCCGACCACATTGCCGACCGCGATCCCCGGCGCACCTGCGAAGGCCGCCTGAAGCGATGTGACCAATTCGGGCGTCGAGGTGCCAAAGCCCACCACCGTCAGGCCGACCAGCAGCGGCGACACGCCAAGCCGGGTGGCCAACGCGACGGCCCCACGCACCAGAAGATCGCCCCCCGCGACCAGCAGAACGAAGCCGAGCACAAGCAGCAGATAAAGCATGGGAAAGACCTTTCAGGCCGTAGGGGCAACGCCGGATCGGCGCACCGTCAGCGCAATTGGGCACGCATGCCCGGCCATGCAAGGGCTGCAAGTCGGGCTTGTCGTTCTGCGCGTTGTTGCAGCGCAGCATTAGCGCCATCTGTCTGGCAACGAAACGCCAGACCAGAAGGAGCGGACCATGACCGACTTCATCCACACCCTGAAATCCGCCGCTGCCAAGCGCGCCGAATACCGCCGCACGCGTCGCGAACTGCGGTCCATGCCGCTCGACGTGGCGTTGGACCTGGATATCGACCGCGCTGCCGCCGACCGCATGGCCCACAGCGCCGTCTATGGCCGCTAAGCGAAGCCCTTTACCTAAGGATTATCCGATGACGTCTTTCTTCAAGCCTTTGAAAGCCAAGGCTGAAAAGCGCGCCGCCTACCGAGAGACGCGTCACATTCTGCGCTCTTTGCCCCAGCATGTCGCGCATGATCTGAACATCGACCGACGCGCCGCCGAGCGTATGGCACGTGTCGCGGTCTATGGCGGCTAGGCTGCGTCGCGCGCGTAGATGCTAATCAACTCGTAGCCCTTCCTTGGGCCCGTCACGACCCACCGGCTGCGCCATTGCGGCCAGCCGCTGAAGTCGTAGGACACATCGTAGATGTCCGGCGGACAATCGTGCCGCGCCGCAGCGTCGGCCAGTCCCAACGCGAAGCTGTGGAACGGCCGTCCGTCCGCAAAGCTGACATGGATGCGATTGCCATCAGCGCGCCACAGATGGCTCTGACGCGCCTCCAGCGTGGTTCCGTCCATCTTCAAGGTGCCCGCTTCCTCATACACCAACGTCGGACCTTCGGCACGAAACGCCGCCCGCCCGCGCAGAGTCGCCACCCGTCCATCCGAGTGCACGATCTTGCGGGCCAGCACCCATTGTCCTGCGAAGTCCTGAAGTTCCGGCGTCATCCTGCCTCTCTTGCCGCTGCGGTGCGCGCAGTCTAGACCCGCGCGCAATTCCCGCACGCTATCAGAAAAGGCTGCCGCCCATGATCCCCCGCTATTCCCGTCCCGAAATGGTTGCGATCTGGGAGCCACAGTCGAAGTTTCGCATCTGGTTCGAGATCGAGGCCCACGCAGGCGACGCCATGGCCGATCGGGGCACGATCCCGCGCGAATTCGCCGATGCCGTGTGGAAAGCCAAGGATGTCGAGTTCGACGTCGAGCGTATCGATGCCATCGAACGTGAGACCAAGCACGACGTCATCGCCTTTTTGACGCACTTGGCCGAAATCGTCGGCCCCGAGAACGCGCGCTTCGTGCATCAGGGCATGACCAGTTCCGACGTGCTGGACACCACGTTGAACGTGCAGTTGACCCGCGCCGCCGACATTCTGATCGCCGATGTGGAAAAGCTGTTGGAGGCGCTGAAAAAGCGCGCATTGGAACACAAGGATACCGTCCGCATAGGGCGATCCCACGGCATCCACGCAGAGCCGACAACCATGGGCCTGACCTTTGCTCGATTCTACGCCGAGATGGACCGTAACCTGTCGCGTCTGCGCGACGCCCGTGCCGAAGTCGCCACCGGCGCGCTGTCCGGCGCCGTCGGCACCTTCGCCAACATCGACCCGGCGGTAGAGGAAC
Protein-coding sequences here:
- a CDS encoding DUF6314 family protein, which translates into the protein MTPELQDFAGQWVLARKIVHSDGRVATLRGRAAFRAEGPTLVYEEAGTLKMDGTTLEARQSHLWRADGNRIHVSFADGRPFHSFALGLADAAARHDCPPDIYDVSYDFSGWPQWRSRWVVTGPRKGYELISIYARDAA
- a CDS encoding calcium/sodium antiporter, with the protein product MLYLLLVLGFVLLVAGGDLLVRGAVALATRLGVSPLLVGLTVVGFGTSTPELVTSLQAAFAGAPGIAVGNVVGSNIANILLILGVAALIYPVAVGRAAFRRDGTALVLATLAGGVVILSGNLARPGGALLVVGLIAYIVLAYRLERAADGPQDVPEATMATAPALGLSAVGIVLTILGARFLVQGATGIATDFGVSETVIGLTVVAVGTSLPELVTAMVAGLKRQGDIAFGNVVGSNIYNILGILGVTALIRPIEVPAQIAGLDVWVMGASTLALLAVAITGWRVSRGEGAVLIAAYLAYVGWLALGA